In Methanocaldococcus sp. FS406-22, the genomic stretch TTTTTAGTATCTTTAACAAAGGAACAACATCTATGCCATGTTTTTTGTCTAAGTTCTGATAGCTTGTTTATTGAGTATGTTTATAACGCTGGAGAGTTAGAAGGAAGAGCTGATTATATTTTAGTGGATGATTTTGATAAACAAACTGCTTTAAAGTTTATTGATTTCTTAGCAAGGGAGAATAATATGGAACTTTCTGATGAGGATAAGGAATTAATCTACTCTTATGTTGGTGGAAAGCCAATTTTAATAATAAAGGTATTTGATAAGCTAAAAACAGAAAGAAAATTAAAAGATATTTTAGATACTATACTTAAAGAAGAAGCACAAAAATTAAGATACTTTTTAAAAGATCTGGACTATATAAAACCAAAAGTTAATATTGAAGATGAAGTTATTGAAATTAAAAAAGAAGACATAATTGAGGCGTTAAGATTGTTTAAAGATAACTATGAAATTAGCGATGATAAAATTCCAAAACCAGTTTATATTTATTTAATTAAAAGAAACATTTTATTCTTAGACCCTATTGAAGGGACTCTAAAACCGCAATCATTTTTAATCTGGAATGCGATAAAAAGGATTTTATAATCTTAGAATAACTGAGAGGCATTG encodes the following:
- a CDS encoding ATP-binding protein, encoding MKFFNREKEIKEILSILEGEPNLIYFIYGSINSGKTTLIKHIIENRLNDNYKVFYINFRTYLISEKREFIEAIFTTKKDDFFEKIKDKSEVLNLITKGAKILTGIPIPEIEFDKLFEEKINDVFQYLNSLLLAVKKSGKKPILILDELQMIKDVVLNGQKYLLKELFQFLVSLTKEQHLCHVFCLSSDSLFIEYVYNAGELEGRADYILVDDFDKQTALKFIDFLARENNMELSDEDKELIYSYVGGKPILIIKVFDKLKTERKLKDILDTILKEEAQKLRYFLKDLDYIKPKVNIEDEVIEIKKEDIIEALRLFKDNYEISDDKIPKPVYIYLIKRNILFLDPIEGTLKPQSFLIWNAIKRIL